Genomic DNA from Frondihabitans sp. PAMC 28766:
CCAAGCAGCACGCCAAAGGCAAGAAGACGGCGCGCGAGCGCATCGAACAGCTGCTCGACGACGGCTCGTTCGTCGAGCTCGACGAATACGTGCGACACCGCACGACGGCATTCGGAATGGACGCCAAGCGGCCCTACGGCGACTCCGTCGTCTCCGGCACGGGCACGATCGGCGGCCGCAACGTCGCCGTCTACTCGCAGGATTTCACCACCTTCGGCGGGTCGCTCGGCGAGGTCGCCGGCGAGAAGATCATCAAGGTGATGGAGCTCGCACTGCGCACCGGGGTGCCCATCATCGGCATCCTCGACTCGGGCGGGGCCCGCATCCAGGAAGGCGTCGTCGCCCTCGGCAAGTACGGCGAGATCTTCAAGCTGAACACCGCCTCGTCGGGCGTGATCCCCCAGATCTCGATCATCATGGGCCCCGCGGCCGGCGGCGCGGTCTACTCGCCAGCCCTCACCGACTTCGTGATCATGGTCGACAAGACCTCGCAGATGTTCGTGACCGGGCCCGACGTCATCAAGACGGTCACCGGCGAAGACGTCGGGTTCGAAGAGCTCGGCGGCGCCCTCACGCACAACAAGATCTCGGGCGTCTCGCATTACCTCGCGAGCGACGAGGACGACGCGCTCGACTACGTCGCGACCCTCCTCGGCTACCTGCCCGACAACAACCTCTCCGACCCGCCGGTGTTCGACCTCGCGCCCGAGATGGAAACCACCGACGCCGATCGCGCACTCAACACGCTGATCCCCGACTTACCCAACCAGCCGTATGACATGCTCACCGTCATCGAGCACATCCTCGACGACGGCGAATTCCTCGAGGTGCAGCCGCTCTTCGCCCCCAACATCGTCATCGGCCTGGGCCGCGTCGAAGGGCGCTCCGTCGGCATCATCGCCAACCAGCCCAACGTGATGGCCGGCACGCTCAACATCGACGCCGGCGAGAAGGCGGCGCGGTTCGTGCGATTCTGCGACGCGTTCTCGATCCCGATCCTGACGCTCGTCGACACCCCCGGCTTCCTGCCCGGCACCGACCAGGAGTGGACGGGCATCATCCGCCGCGGTGCCAAGCTGCTCTACGCCTACGCCGAGGCCACGGTGCCGCTCGTCACAGTCATCACCCGCAAGGCCTACGGCGGGGCGTACATCGTGATGGGCTCGAAGCAACTCGGCGCGGACATCAACCTCGCGTGGCCGACGTCGGAGATCGCCGTCATGGGCGGGCAGGGCGCTGTCAACATCCTCTACCGCTCCGAGATCAAGCGCGCGACCGACTCGGGCGAAGACGTGCACGCGGTGCGCACGAAGCTCGCCAACGACTACACCTACAACGTGGCGTCGCCCTTCCTCGCCGCCGAGCGGGGCGAGCTCGACGGCATCATCGAGCCGGCCGCCTCGCGCACCGCCGTGATCAAGGCCCTGCGGGCGCTCCGCACCAAGCGCGCCACGCAGCCGACGAAGAAGCACGGGAACATCCCGCTGTGAGCGGCAAGCACTCGGCCTCGGCGGCGGGCGACGCGGCGTCCGAGGGGGCTGCGGTCGCGTCTGCCCCGGCTGCCGCCGAGGAGGCGACCGGCGCCGACCCGACGATCCGTGTGGTCGCCGGCGATCCGACCGACGCCGAGCTGGCCGCAGTGACGGCCGTGCTCGCGGCCCTCGCCGCCGAAGAGGCCGCGAACGCCGCCGCGCGTCTCTCGCGGCCCCAGGTCGAGTCGGCGTGGTCGCAGTCGCGTCGACCTCTCCGTCAGCCCGTCCACGCGGGCCCCGAACAGTGGCGGCGCTATCCGGCATGACCGGTTCCGGTCGTCGAGTCGATCCGTCCAAACTTGCTCGTTTTGTCCCCCGTTCGGGTGCCGCGGGGGGCATCAGGCCCGTCGGGATCCCCAGAACGGGGGGCATTCCTCTGTCAGGCACCCGGCGTTTTGCCCCCCACTGTCCCCCTAAATGACGACTATCTCGGGGGGCACGCTTTGGGCATTATTGCTTGTGCTAGGTGTTTCTCTCAGAGATACACCACCGAACGGGGCCTACTAGGGTAAGCGGGCCTCACTGTTCGGGGGCGAGTCAGGGTTGCATTCGGGTTGTCGCCCTGACTCGGGGCTTTAGCAGGGTCGGACCTTCGGGGGTCCGGCCCTCTTCCCGTTAACGGGCGCTGCGCGCGCGCCGTGCCTCAGTTCTGCCCGGCAGGATTTCCGCCCGGCAGGGCTCCCTCCCGCCGGGCGGGAGGAGAACGGCCGCACAGCTCCTCCCAGGGCCGCGCTACCCCTGCGGTGTTCCTCCCCGCGCGCCGAATACCGTCGAGCACCCTCCCCGCCTCGCGCGCCATCCTCCCGGCGGCGCACTTCCTCCCGGCAACACTTCCTCCCGGCAGCAATTCCTCCCGTCGCACCGCCCGGGCCGGTCCGGCCAGCCCCTGAACCGAGTGCGTGGATTCCGGGTCGAGAGCCGCCCCCCGCGACCGGATTCCACGCACTCGCGAGCCGCGGCCAGTGCCGGTCTCGGCGAGAGGGCGCAAACGCACCCCGAGTCGCCCTCAGGCGTGCGTCTGTGCCCTCTCGATGCCCGAGCGGAGGGCCAGAGCCGACCAGGGCCCAAGCTCAGGCCAGGGCCCAAGCTCAAGCCACGGCCCAGTCTCAGGCGTCGACAGACTCCCGCGGCACCGACGAGCGCGGGATCTGCAGCCAGAGGCTGACCTCGTCCTCGCCGTCGTCATCGTCATCGTCGTCGAACTCGTCGAACTCGCCGGAGTCGGCATTCGCGTGGCTCGACCCCAGGGTCGACGACTGCAGGTCTTCGCTCGAGAGGCCGACGACGGTGACGGCGTACTCGCTGCCGACCGAGACGGTGCGGATGATGAGTCGGTCGGCTGAGGCGTCGCGGATGGCGTCGGCCAGCTCGCGGTGCACACGCTCGAGCTCGGCGTCGTCGATGTCGTCGATGCCGCCCTCGTCGAGGAGGCTCACCACCGTGCCGCGGCGGCGCGCGGCCATGACCTCGCGGCGAACGTCGTCGCTCAGCAGACGGCGACCCCGGATCTCGTCGCGGATGGCGCCCTCGAGGTTGAGGCACTCCTGGCGCTCTTCCGGCGAGAGATCGCCGCCGGTCGCGACGATCCGCTGCAGCATGGGGCGCGCGGTGCGGCCGGTCTGCAGCAGCCGGAACTGCCGCTCGTTGACGTGGGCCTCTTGGGCGGCCTGCCAGTCGGCGGCCTCCTGCTCGGCGCGGATGAACTCGCGCGTATCGCGGCTGGCGCGTGAGAGAGTCGCCTGCAGGGCGTGCGAGATGGCCACCCAACTGACGCTGCCGACCACGCCGAGATTCGCGAGCTCGGCGAAGTTACCGCTCCAGATGACGGAGTGCAACACCAAGAATCCGACGCCGACCCACGCGAAACCCTGCCGGCGCCGGGTCGACACGATCACCATCAGCGTGCCGACTGCGGCGACGTACCAGGTGGCGTAGCCGTTGCCCCCGGCGCGGTGCGGGTCGAGCTGCGACGCGACGGCGAGCGGCAGGATCACGGCGACGGCGAGCGCGAGGCACGCCATCCACACCGGCAGCAGGAGGTTCTTCGACTTGTCGGGCCAGAGCACGACGGCGGTCGCGACGGCGTAGAGCACCATGCAGACGATGACGGGCACAGGGTCCGACGGGATCGACAGCGACACCGCGGCGAGCAGCAGGTGGTACAGCGAGAACAGCGCGGCGAGCCCGACGGGGAGCCACCGGGGCAGCTTGACGTTCACGAGGCCTCCTCGTGGATCTCGCTGACGACGACGGCCGGGCGCGGCTCGGATCGGGGCCAGCTCAGGTGGATGACCGTGCCGGAGCCGGTCTTGGTGTGGATGTCGGCTTCGCCGCCGGCGTTGGCGAGTCGCTCGGTGATCGAGACGCGCACGCCCAGTCGTTCGCCGGGCACGGCGCTCGGGTTGAAGCCCGACCCGGTGTCGCCCACTTCGACGGTGACGCGCTCCTTCGCCCAGTTGACGCTGACCCAGCGCTCGACGGCGTCGCCGCCGGCGTGCTGGACGCTGTTGACGACGGCCTGCACGGCGGCCGAGTAGAGCGCCTCGGCGGCTCCGGCGGGGATGGTGTGCTCGTCGAGGCCTTTTGCCCGGATCTCGACGTTCGCTCCGAGGTTCTCGATGAAGACCCGGATGCGGTCACGCATCGACGAAAGGCTCGTCGACGACTCGTCGAAGGGCGTGACGCTGGCCGCGCTGGTCAGGTGCGACATCGCGTTCCTGGCCATCGTGGTGGCGAGGGCACGCTCGTCGGGCGAGAAGGCCCGAGCGGCGGAGATGAAGGTGGTGAGCACGCTGTCGTGCACGATCGCGTCGACCTGCACTCGCTCGAGCTCGGTGGCGTGCTCTCGGATCGCGCCGGAGTAGCGGGCCACGGCCATGTTCTGCGCCGAGTCGACCGAGGCCGACGCTTGCCGCAGCAGAGTGATCAGGATCAGGACGGCGCCACCCAGGATGATCGAGTACGCAGCGTCCAGACCGGCGCGCAGGAACCCTGCCTCACCGCCCGACGGGGTCAGCCGGATCAGCCCGTAGATGACGGGCGCGAGAAAAAGGTAGCCGGTCGCGACCCAGAGCGAGAACGCGATGGCGGCGGCCGAGGTGGCCACCGTGACGAGATACCAGAGCCACGGCACCTGAGGCTGGACGGTGCCGGGATCCTGCACCGCCAGCGGCCAGGTGATCAGCGCGACCAGGAAGGAGATCGCGACGAAGGCAGCAGCCGTCTCGATGCCGCGCATGAGCACGCTGGCAAGACCGACGACGAGAATGCCGCCGAAGACGGCGATCGAGATGATCCAGCCCCAGGCGAGTTGCATGCTGTTCTGCTCGGAGAGCACGAACGGGATGGCCTGGAGGCCGAAGACGACGCCCAGCGCGGCGAGTGCGCGCGCGAAGATCTTGTCGAGGAGGGGCCCGCTGATCGGATTGCGGGCCGGCCTCGGCCGAAGAGAAGAGGGAACCCCGGAGGGTCCGTCAGCGGCCATCGCCGCCGTCCGCATCCAGACCCGGCAGGATCCCGTCTTCGACCGCTCGTCGGAGCAGGTCGACCTTCGTCGGGGCGGGGCGGCCGACCTCGACGTACTTCACGCGGATGCGGTCGAGATACTCGCGGGCCGTCGAGTAGCCGATGCCGAGCTGCTGCGCGGCGAGCTTGAGTGGCAGGCCCGAGGCGTACAGGTGCAGGATCTCGCGCTCGCGCCGACCCAGCTGGGCCTTGGCGAAATCGCGGTCGGCGTCGATCGCGCTCGCCCACTCGAGGTTGTTGAGCACGTCGCCGCGGGCGACGGTCGCGACGGCGGCCATGACGGTCTTGGTCGCGGACGACTTGGGGATGACGCCGGCGGCACCGGCGGCGAGGGCCTCGCGCACGCTGGCGACGCGGTCGGCGATCGAGTGCACGAGCACGGCCGAGCCGGTGGCCTGCACCCGCTTGACGTTCTCGGTGACGGTCGAGCCGTCGCCGAGCGACAGGTCGAGCACCACGACGTCGACCTCGCGGCCGGCGAGGTTGTCGACGAACTCCTGCACGCCGGCGGCCGTGAGGATGACGTCGAAGCCGGCGTTCTGGCAGGCGGCCTGAATGCCGAGTCGCACGGACTCGTGGTCGTCGACAATGGCTACACGTACCTGGCGAGCGCTGTCCTGGCGTGCTGGCGCGTCGCCGGAGCTGGTGCCAGCTTCGGTGTTCGTGGCTACAGTGGTCGGGTCCGTCGTGGATTCTGGCACGATCATCCTTCGTTCGATGGGCGCGTCGGGTCCCTGATTCCCGGGCGTCACACCCGAAATCTTATCGGGCCGCTGGGCGCTCAGCGGATCAGGCGCACCACGGTTTCAAGATGGTGCGTGTGCGGGAACAGGTCGAAGGCCCGGATGGCCTCGAGGTGGTAGCCGCGCTCGGCGAAGAACGCGACGTCCCGAGCCAGGGCGACTGGATCGCATGCGACATAGACGACCTGGGCCGGTTCGATGGACGTTATCTCGTCGACAACGGCCCTGCCAGCCCCCGACCGGGGTGGGTCGAGCAGAATCGTCGACGCGGCCAGGCGCGAGCGGTCGATGCCGGTGGCTTTCGAGTGCTCGCGGATCCAGCGCTCCACGCGCCCCGTCACGGCGCTGGCGCCGATCCACTCCTGGAGGTTCTCGGAGGCGTGGTCGGTGGCCCGCGAGTCGCTCTCGACGCTGGTGATTCGCGTCGCCTGGCCGAAGCGGTCGCCGATCGCCGCGGCGAGGAGGCCCACGCCGCCGTAGAGGTCGAGATTCGCGGCGCGAGGGTCGAAGAGGGCCGGGTCGACGAGATCCTGCACCGCCTCGGTCAGCGTGGTCGCCGCCCCGTGGTGCACCTGCCAGAAGCCGGCGTCGTCGAGCCTGAACTCGCGATCCCCCACCCGCTCGACGATGGTCGTGCGGGCCTGGTCGCCGATGATCAAGCGCGCGCCGCCCTCCGACGCCTCGAGCACGTCGACGCGCTCCTCGCCGACGAAGAGCTGATCGAGCGGGGCGGCCTCGGCGAGCGCGGCAGTCGCCAGCGGGAGGTCGTCGACAGTCACGACGGTGTGCGAGCGCGCGGCGTACGGGCCGACACGGCCGTCGCCGTCGACGTGCAGGCTGACGCGGGTGCGCCAGCCGAGACCCTTCGCCTCCACGTCGCCGGCGACCGGCTCCACCTCGACGTCCACGTCGAGCTTCGCGAACCGCTGCATCGCCTCGGTCAGCACCTGCTTCTTGAGGGCGCGCTGGTGCGACAGCTCGATGTGGCCGAACTCGGCGCCTCCCGCACGGACGGCAGGATCCCGATCGATGGACGCTGCCCCCCACACGTGCTCCTGGCGGTGAGGAGACGCCTCGACGACCTCGACCGCATCGGCTCGCCAGAACGCCTTCTTGCGGTCGTCGGTGACCCGCGCCACCACTCGCTCGCCGGGGATGGCGTCGGTCACGAAG
This window encodes:
- a CDS encoding acyl-CoA carboxylase subunit beta → MATTAGKIADLKNRFHDAVTGPSEAAVAKQHAKGKKTARERIEQLLDDGSFVELDEYVRHRTTAFGMDAKRPYGDSVVSGTGTIGGRNVAVYSQDFTTFGGSLGEVAGEKIIKVMELALRTGVPIIGILDSGGARIQEGVVALGKYGEIFKLNTASSGVIPQISIIMGPAAGGAVYSPALTDFVIMVDKTSQMFVTGPDVIKTVTGEDVGFEELGGALTHNKISGVSHYLASDEDDALDYVATLLGYLPDNNLSDPPVFDLAPEMETTDADRALNTLIPDLPNQPYDMLTVIEHILDDGEFLEVQPLFAPNIVIGLGRVEGRSVGIIANQPNVMAGTLNIDAGEKAARFVRFCDAFSIPILTLVDTPGFLPGTDQEWTGIIRRGAKLLYAYAEATVPLVTVITRKAYGGAYIVMGSKQLGADINLAWPTSEIAVMGGQGAVNILYRSEIKRATDSGEDVHAVRTKLANDYTYNVASPFLAAERGELDGIIEPAASRTAVIKALRALRTKRATQPTKKHGNIPL
- a CDS encoding acyl-CoA carboxylase epsilon subunit; its protein translation is MSGKHSASAAGDAASEGAAVASAPAAAEEATGADPTIRVVAGDPTDAELAAVTAVLAALAAEEAANAAARLSRPQVESAWSQSRRPLRQPVHAGPEQWRRYPA
- a CDS encoding sensor histidine kinase, producing MAADGPSGVPSSLRPRPARNPISGPLLDKIFARALAALGVVFGLQAIPFVLSEQNSMQLAWGWIISIAVFGGILVVGLASVLMRGIETAAAFVAISFLVALITWPLAVQDPGTVQPQVPWLWYLVTVATSAAAIAFSLWVATGYLFLAPVIYGLIRLTPSGGEAGFLRAGLDAAYSIILGGAVLILITLLRQASASVDSAQNMAVARYSGAIREHATELERVQVDAIVHDSVLTTFISAARAFSPDERALATTMARNAMSHLTSAASVTPFDESSTSLSSMRDRIRVFIENLGANVEIRAKGLDEHTIPAGAAEALYSAAVQAVVNSVQHAGGDAVERWVSVNWAKERVTVEVGDTGSGFNPSAVPGERLGVRVSITERLANAGGEADIHTKTGSGTVIHLSWPRSEPRPAVVVSEIHEEAS
- a CDS encoding response regulator transcription factor — translated: MVDDHESVRLGIQAACQNAGFDVILTAAGVQEFVDNLAGREVDVVVLDLSLGDGSTVTENVKRVQATGSAVLVHSIADRVASVREALAAGAAGVIPKSSATKTVMAAVATVARGDVLNNLEWASAIDADRDFAKAQLGRREREILHLYASGLPLKLAAQQLGIGYSTAREYLDRIRVKYVEVGRPAPTKVDLLRRAVEDGILPGLDADGGDGR
- a CDS encoding class I SAM-dependent RNA methyltransferase; translation: MGDMQGKDVELDVTGIAHGGISVARLDGRVVFVTDAIPGERVVARVTDDRKKAFWRADAVEVVEASPHRQEHVWGAASIDRDPAVRAGGAEFGHIELSHQRALKKQVLTEAMQRFAKLDVDVEVEPVAGDVEAKGLGWRTRVSLHVDGDGRVGPYAARSHTVVTVDDLPLATAALAEAAPLDQLFVGEERVDVLEASEGGARLIIGDQARTTIVERVGDREFRLDDAGFWQVHHGAATTLTEAVQDLVDPALFDPRAANLDLYGGVGLLAAAIGDRFGQATRITSVESDSRATDHASENLQEWIGASAVTGRVERWIREHSKATGIDRSRLAASTILLDPPRSGAGRAVVDEITSIEPAQVVYVACDPVALARDVAFFAERGYHLEAIRAFDLFPHTHHLETVVRLIR